The following is a genomic window from Hymenobacter chitinivorans DSM 11115.
AAACAGGCTGTTATAGTGCGCCAGTGGGCCGCTGACCGGCTGCGATGGTAGTTAGCTGCGCCGGACTGTAAGGCGCCGAAGCCACCAGGGTATCGGTGTGGAAGGTGTGAAATAAGGCAAAGACGTAGCGCATGCGCTGCTGAATCTGGGTCCAGTCGTGGGCGGCGGTGCTGGCCAGCTGACCAATGGGGCCACCTACGGCAGTCAGCCGGGCCAGGGCTTGCTGCTGTTCGGGCGCGGCCGGCGTTAGGAGGCAGGAGCCACCCGTGGGCACGTCTTGGGCCACCGCCAGCCGCCGCGGACCAATATCAAACTGCAGCAGCCGCTCGGTGACGCACCGGCGGATAATCAGCGGCATGGCCCCGCGAATGTAGGGCTCCAGCCGCACGTGCTCATGCCAGACGGCAAAGCAGTTGGCCAGATAAGTAGCTTGTTGCTTGAGGGCCGGGTCGGTGGTGGTGGCAGCGGTGAAATACTGCCGAAAGGCCTGACTCAGCAGCTCCTGCCCGTTGTCGGCCGCAACGCCAGGGTGCAATTCGGCCAGAAAATCGTCCAGGTCGGTGGGTTGGGGCCGCGTTAGTGGGGCAAACCGGCCGATAAACCGGGCTGTTTGGGTACCAATGTCTTCCAGCACCGTGCGGTTGCCGACCAGAATCAGCTGAGCCGATACCCGTCGGCTGTGGCGGATAATCAGCTGGCCAACGGCAATGCCGCAGCCGGTGCCCAGCAAGGCCGCTGCGGGCAGCCCGAACGGGGGAAATTGCAATAGCCAGCCGCTGAGCACCCCCACCAGGGCCCCCACAACACCACCGACGATAGAACCGTCGCGGCGGGCCTGGTCCAAATCCTGCTGGCGAATTGTGACGCCCGCTTTGCGCGAGCCCCACACGGCCCAGGTGTGGAAATTGGCCCCGGCCCCCGGCCCTAAAACTTGCTCCAGCGCCTGGGAAAGCAGATAATGACAGCGCGTAATGCGCAGATTGGCAACCACCGGGTCGGTTTCCCGCAGTGCCTCCTGAATTTGCTGCTCCAAATACGGGGCAAGTACCGGGTTCTGGTGGGGCATTGGCGTAAAAAGTAGGAGGGAGGCGAATGGCTGGGAGTCCAATGATACTCCATTACTGTCAAAGAACGGCCGACAGGCCCCTGCCGGCGGCACTGGGAATTCTCCGCTACCTGGCTCGTTTACCGCGCAATCAGCACTTTCTGGGGTTTGCCCACCAAATTGCCAGCCGCATCCGTAGCGCGCAGAAAGTACAGCCCGGGCAGCAGATTACTGACGGTCAGTCGGGTTTCGCCTTGCGCGGCCTGCCGCAGTACCACCCGGCCCTGCTGGTCCAGCAGCGTCAGCTCCACGCTTTGAGCGGCGGTGCCGGTGAGGGTAACGGCCAAAAAATCCTGGGTCGGCACGGGCGCGACGCTCAGGCCGGGCGCCACGGCCGCGGCCGCCAGGGCCACAACCGGCGAGTAGGTAGGGTGGCCGTCCTCGTCCAACTGCCGCAGGCGGTAGTACACGGCTTCGGTGGGGGCAGCGGCGTCTTGGTAGGAGTAGGGCTGGGCAGTAGTAGCCGTGCCGCGGCCGTTGACTAACCCAATTTCGCGGAACTGACTTTCCGAAGTGGTCCGCCGCTCCACGGCAAAGCCGCGGTTCTGGTGCTCCGACGCCGTTTGCCAGGCCAGCTGTACGCCGCGGCCCACGCGCCTGGCCGTAAAGCCGATAAGCTCCACGGGCAGCACGTTGCCGCCGGCAGCGGGCAGGGTCACGCGAAACCCAGAGGCCTGACTCAGAACAATACGGAGCTGCTGGCTGGCTGCATCGAAGCTAAAGCTGCTGACGCCGGGGCCCGTAACGGCCGTCGGCGCAGTGCCCAGGGGAATGGCTAAGGTGGTGGCCCGGCTCACGTAGCCGGCGTAGGCCGTGGCGCCGGTCCGCTGCCAGCTGATGGTAGCCCGTTTGGCCGAGCTGATGAACGGGGCCGCGCCGTAGGAAAGCGTGGTGCCCTGCTCCAGAAACAGTTGGGCGAAACCGCCAGCTGCGTCCAGGGACAAGAAATTCACCAGCCCATCGGCCTGCACGGGCTGGGGCAGCAGGGTACTGACGCTGGTCGTTAGCACGGTGTCGGTTTGGGCAAAGGCCAGATCCTGGAAGTCGGCGGCGGTGCTGGTGAGGGCGGCCGTGGTGGCGGTGCTGCTGGTTGTCAGGCGCGGAGCGGTGGCCGTGAAGGGCACCAGCGCCGCCAGAAACTGCGTGGCCGCCGCGCCGCTTTTCTGGACCAGCAGCGTGGTATGCTTTTCGGACAGATTGTAGCTCAGCTCGTGGCGGTTGGTGGCTTTGGCGTAGCTGCTGGCCCCGCCCGTAGCCGTGACGTGCGCCAGCAGGCTGACGCCGTTTTTCTGCCAGATGCCTTCGTGCCCGGCCAGGTTATCGGTGAAGGTACCCGTGGCTGGCGGGCCGTTTTCCAGGCCGTAGCCGTGCAGCTGCCAGGTGTAGGAATGGGCTGCGCCGGCCTGCACAAAATCGGCCAGCAGGTAGTAGCTGTTGCGCACAAACAGGGTTTTTCGGGTAATGGTGGCCGCTTTATACGCCGTTTGCACTTCCCCGTAGCTGAGCTTCTCGGTCTGGAACGTGGTGCGGATGCTGGCCGCCGCATCGTTGGCAGCACCGGGTGCCCCAATGGCCGGCCCGGCATTGTCGACGAGCAGCATGTTGTGGTTGGTAGCCTGCCCCAGGGAGTCGCGGCGGCCGTAGCTGAGGTAGCCTGGGTCGAGGGCCAGCAGCTGACCGTGGGCAAAAAGCAAAAAGCTGCTGGCGTCGGCCTGGCTGTGGCCGCCGGAATTGGCCTGGGCCGCGCCGCTCTTGCCATTCACGTGCAGATACGTGGCCAATGAGTCGTTGCCGGAGCGAAATACCAGGTTGCCGCTGGCGGGCAGGGCCGTGAGCGGGGCGTTGGTGGGCTCGGTGGGGGTGAGGTTGGCGGCCAGGTAAGCGGCGCGCATATCCACGGTGGCGTCGCGCAGTTGGGCCGTCAGGGAGTTGAGCTGCCGGCCCGACAAGTTGCCCAAGTGCAGGGGCCGCACGTAGCGGCTCTTGCCGGTGAGGGCCAGCTCGGGCATGCCCAGGTCCACGTAGGAGTCTTCCAGGGCGGGCAACCGACCATCGGGCAGCAGAATGGCCGTAATCCAGTCGTAGAGCTGGTCGTAGCGCGGGTCGTAATACGGGTTGCGGATAATCCGGGAGCTGCCGCCAAACGTGTAAGTCAGCGTGTTGTCGGGCAGGAAGTGGCCCAGGGCCCGGAAAAATGGCAGACAGTTGAGAAACGCGTACTTGAAGTAATACGGCCCCTCGGCGTAGCCCGCCACCTTCGCCGGGTCCGACTGCCGCTGCGGGTCCTGCCAGAGTATGTTGTCGAGGTTGTAAAGCCCGTCATTAATCCAGGAGGTGGGGCGCCGGCTCACGGCGGTGGCGCTGCCCACGTCGTTGAGCACTACGGCGGCCATGCCCAGGGCGGCGGCCGTCATCAGGGCGTGGTTGTTCTTGACCTGCTTGAAAAACTCGTAGCTCATGAAGCTCACTGGCCGGAAGGGCTTGACGGCCTGGGAGTCGAGGTTGCCGGCAAAGGCCTGCAGCCGGAGCCGGGCCGCGGCCAGGGAGGAGGTCGTTTCGCCTGCCCCGCGCAGCAAGTCGTAGGCTATCAGGTAGTCAATGAGCTCCTTGGAGCGCCACTGCCACTCGTTGTACGACGACAGGTTGCTCAGCGAGGCGTAGACTTCGACGTCGGTATTGATGGTTTCGAGCAGGCCGCGGGCGTTGGCCAGCAGGGCCGCTTTTTCGGCGGCCGGCAGGGGGCTGAGTGTGTTGTTTTCGGCTTTCCGGTCGAGCAGGGCCACGAAGGCGGCGTTTTTGGCCAGCGTAGCCCGGCTCCGCCGCCCGTCGGCCGAAGCATTGTCGGGAGTGGGCTGGGCCGAGGCACTCTGGTAGAGCCCCTGGTAGAGGCCCAGGGCCGGTTGCCGGAGCAGGGAGGCCTGCACTTCGGGCAGGGCCGCCGCCCGCAGCAACGTCCGGGGGTAGGAGGTGTCGGCACCCGGCGGGTTCCAGCTCCCGGTTTGCCCCCAGGCCGGCAGCATCAATAGTAATATCAGATAAAGAGTAGCGGCAACGTGTTTCAAAGGCAGAAATCTAATTGTAATTATACCAAGCAAAAGCCTCTATGGTGCTTCAAAAGGCTTGGTAGAATAAGATTCTGCCGCGGAGAATAGTTTCGTACTGTTTGGGTATTAAATAGAACGTATTGAAGAAACTACCTGTGTTTGCCGCCTAGTCGTGCAGTGGCTTCACTTGGTGGAAGGCACTACGTTGCCGGCCGAATCGGCGAAGTACACGGCCGTAACTTCCTCTTTCTTGCCTGGGGTCGGTTCCATTTCGAAGGTGTATTCCACGGTATAGCCGCTGCGGTTGCGGCCCTGCGCGTCTTCCTGGTGGCCGGTGTGGGCTTCCGAGTGAATGGGCGTAATGTTGCCGCCCACCTGCTTTTGCACGTACTGCTCCACGGCCGCAATGGCCCGCTGCTCCTCGGGAGTGGTGCCGCAGGCGCTCAGCAACACGGCCGTCAGAGCAAACAAAAAAGGCTTTTTCATAAGGTTAGAACATAAAAAAGGCCTCCGCAGAGGCCTTTTCGGTGAAACGGGCGTCGTACGCTTAGTACTCCGTTTTGCCTTCTTTGTTTTCCCAGGCCCGGAAACCGGCCAGGGCTTCGTCGCGCAGCAGCTGGGTCATCGGAATCTGGCGGTCGGCCAGGGGCTTCTCGATTTCGTCGTAGATGAACTGGTCGTCGAAGCCGATGGCGGCGGCATCCTGCTTGGTGTTGCCGTAGAACACGCGGCGGGGGCGGGCCCAATAGATGGCGCCCAGGCACATGGGGCAAGGTTCACAGCTGGTATACAAGTCGCAGTCGTCAAGCTGGAAGGTGCCCAGCTCCTGGCAAGCCTTGCGGATGGCATCCACCTCGGCGTGGCAAGTGGGGTCGTTGGTGCTGGTTACCTGGTTGAAGCCGTGGGCGATGATGCGGCCATCTTTGACCACGACGGCTCCAAACGGACCACCGTAGCCGGCTTGCATTTTTTCAATGGACAGGCGAATGGCTTCGCGCATGAATTCGTCGCGGGGAGCTTCCATAAGAGGGGAGAGTAGGAGGGAAAAGCTTGCAAGATACGCCACACCCGTTACTCTTGCCAAATGGGCTTAAATGGAAGTAAAGGAATATAAGTAGCTGGGTTGGTCGGTAAGTGGTTGAAAAAGAAAATGATTCGGGCAACCATTGCTGCTGTGCTGCCGAGTGCAAAGGAAAAAGCGCTACCCCGGTAGGCCCAAGCCGGCGCCACTAGTGCGCGCCGGCCCGGTGCTGTCAAACCAAGCTTTGGTATGCCGAGAGAAAATGGCAGCAAAAAATAATCAGATAATCAGCCGCTTTTAGATCCTTAAAAACAATTTATGGCACAGGAATTGCGCGTGAATTTTCTGAAAGAATAGTTTTTTAGGTGTTTTGGTTGTGGAAAAGGGGACGTCGTATCGGCGTCCTTTTTTTATGCCCGCACTTTTCGGTTTTCGCACTTACCAAGAGCCCAGATAAGTCCCTGAATCCAGCCTAGGCCCACGCTACGCCCTGGCGCAGCCACTGCAGGGTCGCGGCTTCGGGGGAGCCGGGCTCGGGCTGCTGATTGTAGTGCCACTCGGCCTGCGGGGGGAGGCTCATCAGGATGCTTTCGGGGCGGCCCCCGGTTTCGAGCCCGAAGCGGGTGCCCCGGTCAAGGGCCAGGTTGAATTCGGCGTAGCGGCCCCGGCGCACCAGTTGCCACTGCTTTTCCCGCTCGGAATACGGGAGCTTGGCGTTCTGGCGCATGATAGTGCCGTAAGCTCGGCCATAGACTTCCCCCACATCCTGAATAAAGGCGAAGAGCTCCTCAAACGAGCCATCTTTGCCCACGGTGAGCCGGTCGAAGAAGATGCCGCCCACACCCCGGGTTTCCTGGCGGTGGGGCAGGTAGAAATACTCGTCGGCCCACTGCTTGAAGCGGGCGTAGTAGTCGGGGTGGTGCCGGTCGCAGATTTCCCGGATCTGCTGGTGAAACCAGCGGGCCTGCTGCTCGTCCACGTAAATCGGGGTCAGGTCGAGGCCGCCACCAAACCAGGCTTCCCCGTTGCCGGCCTCGAAATAGCGCACGTTCATATGCGAAATGGGCACCCGGGGGCTGCGCGGGTGCTGCACCACCGAGACGCCCGTGGCGAAGTAGCGGGCATCGGGCATGAGCAGCTGCTGGGCGGCTTTGGCGCTCATTTCACCCCACACGGCCGAGAAGGCTACGCCGCCCTTTTCCAGCACGGCCCCGTGCTGGATAACCCGGGTGAGGCCGCCGCCCCCGCCTTCGTGCTGCCAGGCATCTTCCCGGAACCGCACGCCGCTGCCGTCGGCCGATTCGAGGCGGTGGCACAGCCAGTCCTGGAACTGGCGCATCCAGTTTTCAACAATAACCCGGGGCGGGGCAACGGCGGGAGCGGCAACGGTATGCATAAGTAGGAAAAACGGGTAAGTCGGCGGTGAGAGAAGAGGAAACCGGGGCTAAGCCCAGCGAATGGCGTGGTAATCGGGTAGCGCCACCGGGGGCTTGGTTTGGGCCAGGCGTTCGGCGCACCGGTCGCAGCAAGCCACGGTAGGCTGACGCTCCACGGCCCGCAGTACGAGCACCGGAATCTGGGTGTGGTAGGCGCGAGTGGTGGTGTAGCAGGAGTCGAAGTAGCGCAGCAGCTGGGCCTGACTGCCGGGGGCAATGATGAGAAGCTGGGCCTGGTGGCGGGCACAAAACTCGTTGGTGCCTTCCAGCGGGGCGTCGTCTTCGAGCAGGTTGGGCGCCACCACCAGCCAGGGCAACTGGGCCGCGGCTTTTACCACGGCCTGCTTGAGCTGGCGGCGGTGGGGCCGCTGGGTGGGCGCGTAAAAGTGGACCAAATCCAGGTGGGCCGGAAATGCCTCCTGCAGGGCCGACAAGCGGGGCAGCACAGAGGCGCCCAGGCTGGTAAAATCGGCGGCGAAAACCAGGCGGCTGGGCAGGGCCCGGCGGCCGGGCGGTACCACCAGCACCGGGCAGCTTACCAGCTCGGCAATGGCCGCGGCGTGGTTGCCGGGGGCAGCCTGCTTACCGCAGTCAATGTGCTCCAGGCCCATCACGACCAGGTTGGCAGCGCACTGCTGGGCTTCCTGCCGCACATGGTCGTGGAGGCAGCCGCTCAGGATCCGGTAGCGGTACTGAATCCGGCGGCCGTCCTGGCGGGTAAGCTGCTGGTAGCGCAGGCGCTCCACCAGGCTCCGCAGCCGCTGTTCCTCATTGGCCAGCTCGGCGGCTAGGGCTGGAGCCACGACCGGGGTGGGGTGGCAGTAGAGCAGCACCACTTCGGCCGGCCAGCGCACGGCCAGCTTGTTGGCGTAGGCCAGGGTGTGTTCAGCCGCCGCAGTGTGGTCGATAGGAACGAGAATGGTTTTCATGAACGGAAGCTTAGCGAAAGGGAAAAGGCGGTAATGACGAAGCGGAGTTAGCGGCAGTAGTGCATCGAATGCAGGGCCGCCGGCTGATTTTTGGAGGCTGTAGCGGAGCGGAGCTGCGGACTTAGGTAGGGAATGCCCAGGCCCAGGCCCCGCACAATAAAGAGCATGGCTAGCAGGGAAGCCACGTAGGGCACGGCCCGCCGCATGCGGGTGCGCCAGGGCAACGGCACGAGGCGGCCGGTAAGGGAGAAACCCAGCATCAGGGGCAAGGTGCCCAGGCCGAAGCAGGCCATGTAGGCGGCCGCGCCCGGCACGCCCGGCGCGCTCAGGGCTCCGGCCAGTGCCAGGTATACCAAGCCGCAGGGCAGCAGGCCATTGAGCAGACCGGTAAGAAAAAGGGCCCGCCACGAATGCTGCTGAAACAGTCGGGCCAGCGTGTTCTTCACCCAGACCAGGGGCCGGCGCAGGCCCAGCCCGGCGCTCAGGGCATCGGCGTAGCGCGGGGGCAGCCCAACGAGCAGCAAAATCAGCAGGCCCGAGGCAATGGACAGGCTTTGCTGCAGGCCAGCCAGGCGCAGGCTGTGACCGAGCAGGCCGGTAGCCGCGCCCAGCCCCGAGTAGGTCGTGACCCGGCCCAGGTTGTAGAGCAGGCGGCCGCCTACGTAACCGGCCGAAGCCGAGGCGGCCTCGGGGCGGCCGGGCAGGGCCAGGGCAATGGCCCCGCACATGCCCACGCAGTGGAAGCTGCCCAGTAACCCAAAAACAAACCCGGCCCAGAGCATTGGTTAAGACGAAATGAAGCGTGACGGAAACTGAGGGCAAGTTCCGCCGCCGCCGCCGGGTCGGGCATGACGAAAATCAGGTGCCCAGGGTGATATTTCTTTCCACGAAATACGCCTGCCCGCCGGCGGTGAAGTCGAGGCGGACGCGCCAGTAGCCGGGCTGCATCTGGCTGGTGTTGATGTGCTGCTGCTGATTGGGGCCAAACTGCAGGGGCAGGCTGAAGTCGCGCTGCTGGTCGGAGGGGCGGAAAAAATGCACCCGGCCCTGCACGGCTTGGCCAGCCAGGGAAGCAGGCAGCGTGAGCGTGAGGCGCCGGGCGTCGGCGTCGAGAATTACCTGCACGGGGGCGGGCAGGGCGGCGGTGCGGGCCTCGGTTTCCATGCGCTGCTGGTAGGCCAGCTCCTGCTTATAATAGTCGGGGCTGACCAAATCGACGCTGGTGCGCATGGCCTGCTGCACCATAAAGCCGATGTAGCCGGCAAAGAGCACGAAGGCCAGAATAATGGCGTAGGGCCAGAAGGTGCGCTTGGAAGTGGGAGCGGTTGCCATAGTGGGAAGCTTGGGAAGTGTTAAAAAGAGCGGCCATGCGTGATTGGGCGGCCACGTAGGCGAAGCATCTCTGCCCTTCGCCCGTCATCCTGAGCAAAGCGAAGGGGAGCGAAGGACCTTCCTCGCCTTGGTGACAAGGCTTATTAAATGGGACAAACCCTTTGTGCTGAGTTGGAATAAAGCTTTGTCACGTTGCTCACCCTTTGGTGGGGTAGGCGAAGAAGGTCCTTCGCTTTGCTCAGGATGACAGCCAAAAAAGGCAGGATAAACAACCTCGGCACGCGAGACGTCGCCTGCTGGTCGATGTGGCTGGCTTGTAGCGGGAACTTGCTTACTGCACCGGGCCCAGGAACTTGGTGCTGGTTTCGGCAATCAGCTCGTTACCTGAATACAGGCCGAGGCGGAGTTGCTGGTTGGTGCGCGTAAGGGCGGTGCGGGGCAGCTCGGCGAAGAAGACGCCCTCGGTCAGGCCCTGGGCCGGCAGCTGCAGGCCACCGTTGGTGCCTACTAAGGAAATCTTGCCCTGGGCCGGCTCCAGCACCCGTAGCGTGAGCGGGTAGGCCC
Proteins encoded in this region:
- a CDS encoding heparinase II/III domain-containing protein, with product MLPAWGQTGSWNPPGADTSYPRTLLRAAALPEVQASLLRQPALGLYQGLYQSASAQPTPDNASADGRRSRATLAKNAAFVALLDRKAENNTLSPLPAAEKAALLANARGLLETINTDVEVYASLSNLSSYNEWQWRSKELIDYLIAYDLLRGAGETTSSLAAARLRLQAFAGNLDSQAVKPFRPVSFMSYEFFKQVKNNHALMTAAALGMAAVVLNDVGSATAVSRRPTSWINDGLYNLDNILWQDPQRQSDPAKVAGYAEGPYYFKYAFLNCLPFFRALGHFLPDNTLTYTFGGSSRIIRNPYYDPRYDQLYDWITAILLPDGRLPALEDSYVDLGMPELALTGKSRYVRPLHLGNLSGRQLNSLTAQLRDATVDMRAAYLAANLTPTEPTNAPLTALPASGNLVFRSGNDSLATYLHVNGKSGAAQANSGGHSQADASSFLLFAHGQLLALDPGYLSYGRRDSLGQATNHNMLLVDNAGPAIGAPGAANDAAASIRTTFQTEKLSYGEVQTAYKAATITRKTLFVRNSYYLLADFVQAGAAHSYTWQLHGYGLENGPPATGTFTDNLAGHEGIWQKNGVSLLAHVTATGGASSYAKATNRHELSYNLSEKHTTLLVQKSGAAATQFLAALVPFTATAPRLTTSSTATTAALTSTAADFQDLAFAQTDTVLTTSVSTLLPQPVQADGLVNFLSLDAAGGFAQLFLEQGTTLSYGAAPFISSAKRATISWQRTGATAYAGYVSRATTLAIPLGTAPTAVTGPGVSSFSFDAASQQLRIVLSQASGFRVTLPAAGGNVLPVELIGFTARRVGRGVQLAWQTASEHQNRGFAVERRTTSESQFREIGLVNGRGTATTAQPYSYQDAAAPTEAVYYRLRQLDEDGHPTYSPVVALAAAAVAPGLSVAPVPTQDFLAVTLTGTAAQSVELTLLDQQGRVVLRQAAQGETRLTVSNLLPGLYFLRATDAAGNLVGKPQKVLIAR
- a CDS encoding lipoprotein translates to MKKPFLFALTAVLLSACGTTPEEQRAIAAVEQYVQKQVGGNITPIHSEAHTGHQEDAQGRNRSGYTVEYTFEMEPTPGKKEEVTAVYFADSAGNVVPSTK
- a CDS encoding nucleoside deaminase — translated: MEAPRDEFMREAIRLSIEKMQAGYGGPFGAVVVKDGRIIAHGFNQVTSTNDPTCHAEVDAIRKACQELGTFQLDDCDLYTSCEPCPMCLGAIYWARPRRVFYGNTKQDAAAIGFDDQFIYDEIEKPLADRQIPMTQLLRDEALAGFRAWENKEGKTEY
- the hemF gene encoding oxygen-dependent coproporphyrinogen oxidase; translation: MHTVAAPAVAPPRVIVENWMRQFQDWLCHRLESADGSGVRFREDAWQHEGGGGGLTRVIQHGAVLEKGGVAFSAVWGEMSAKAAQQLLMPDARYFATGVSVVQHPRSPRVPISHMNVRYFEAGNGEAWFGGGLDLTPIYVDEQQARWFHQQIREICDRHHPDYYARFKQWADEYFYLPHRQETRGVGGIFFDRLTVGKDGSFEELFAFIQDVGEVYGRAYGTIMRQNAKLPYSEREKQWQLVRRGRYAEFNLALDRGTRFGLETGGRPESILMSLPPQAEWHYNQQPEPGSPEAATLQWLRQGVAWA
- a CDS encoding FixH family protein; protein product: MATAPTSKRTFWPYAIILAFVLFAGYIGFMVQQAMRTSVDLVSPDYYKQELAYQQRMETEARTAALPAPVQVILDADARRLTLTLPASLAGQAVQGRVHFFRPSDQQRDFSLPLQFGPNQQQHINTSQMQPGYWRVRLDFTAGGQAYFVERNITLGT
- a CDS encoding universal stress protein; this encodes MKTILVPIDHTAAAEHTLAYANKLAVRWPAEVVLLYCHPTPVVAPALAAELANEEQRLRSLVERLRYQQLTRQDGRRIQYRYRILSGCLHDHVRQEAQQCAANLVVMGLEHIDCGKQAAPGNHAAAIAELVSCPVLVVPPGRRALPSRLVFAADFTSLGASVLPRLSALQEAFPAHLDLVHFYAPTQRPHRRQLKQAVVKAAAQLPWLVVAPNLLEDDAPLEGTNEFCARHQAQLLIIAPGSQAQLLRYFDSCYTTTRAYHTQIPVLVLRAVERQPTVACCDRCAERLAQTKPPVALPDYHAIRWA
- a CDS encoding sulfite exporter TauE/SafE family protein, with product MLWAGFVFGLLGSFHCVGMCGAIALALPGRPEAASASAGYVGGRLLYNLGRVTTYSGLGAATGLLGHSLRLAGLQQSLSIASGLLILLLVGLPPRYADALSAGLGLRRPLVWVKNTLARLFQQHSWRALFLTGLLNGLLPCGLVYLALAGALSAPGVPGAAAYMACFGLGTLPLMLGFSLTGRLVPLPWRTRMRRAVPYVASLLAMLFIVRGLGLGIPYLSPQLRSATASKNQPAALHSMHYCR